The DNA window TAGGGAAGCTTTCAGCACGTTCATTGATTATGATGAGGAATTAGTAAAGAATGTTCTCGAAATGAATAAAAAAGTTCATGAGATGGGCTATCAAATAGAACATGACGCTATGAGCATTATTGCTGCTGAACAACCAGTTGCAGGGGATTTAAGATTCATTGAAGCGTGTATTAAAGTTTCAGCTCACTTAAAACGGATCACAGGTTTAGCTGCAAATATTGCCGAGGTCGCACGTCATGTAAAAGATGAAGAAATCCCTGAAAGGCCAATGTTTGACTTACAACGTATGGCTGATATTGTGGATGGGATGGTGAGTAAGAGTTTAGTTGCTTTCTTAGCGAAAAATATGAATGTAGCTCGAGAACTTCACAGGGACGATGATAAGGTGGATGATCTTTTTGATCATGCCCTAAAAGCCATAACAAAAAGCATGTTTCAAGATAAAGAGTCAATATCCTACTTGATTTATCTCTTGTTCCTGGCACGTTTTTTGGAAAGAATTGCCGATCGTGCTGAAAACATTGGAGACAGAACCATCTTTATGATAACATGTGAAAAAAGGGATCATACAAATGGTAAACTGATTTAAGGATATTAAACCCCCTAATTTTCCATTTTTTTTTAAAAAATTAAATTTATTTAAAGTTATTAAATAATCCTCAGC is part of the Methanobacterium sp. genome and encodes:
- the phoU gene encoding phosphate signaling complex protein PhoU, which encodes MDRRYPRIRFQKKLDKLKDKVDKMGQAALKAYREAFSTFIDYDEELVKNVLEMNKKVHEMGYQIEHDAMSIIAAEQPVAGDLRFIEACIKVSAHLKRITGLAANIAEVARHVKDEEIPERPMFDLQRMADIVDGMVSKSLVAFLAKNMNVARELHRDDDKVDDLFDHALKAITKSMFQDKESISYLIYLLFLARFLERIADRAENIGDRTIFMITCEKRDHTNGKLI